The Pan troglodytes isolate AG18354 chromosome 17, NHGRI_mPanTro3-v2.0_pri, whole genome shotgun sequence genome includes a region encoding these proteins:
- the TPGS2 gene encoding tubulin polyglutamylase complex subunit 2 isoform X3 produces the protein MEEEASSPGLGCSKPHLEKLTLGITRILESSPGVTEVTIIEKPPAERHMISSWEQKNNCVMPEDVKNFYLMTNGFHMTWSVKLDEHIIPLGSMAINSISKLTQLTQSSMYSLPNAPTLADLEDDTHEASDDQPEKPHFDSRSVIFELDSCNGSGKVCLVYKSGKPGQLTAIKT, from the exons ATGGAGGAGGAGGCATCGTCCCCGGGGCTGGGCTGCAGCAAGCCGCACCTGGAGAAGCTGACCCTGGGCATCACGCGCATCCTAG aaTCTTCCCCAGGTGTGACTGAGGTGACCATCATAGAAAAGCCTCCTGCTGAACGTCATATGATTTCTTCCTGGGAACAA AAGAATAACTGTGTGATGCCTGAAGATGTGAAGAACTTTTACCTGATGACCAATGGCTTCCACATGACATGGAGTGTGAAGCTGGATG AGCACATCATTCCACTGGGAAGCATGGcaattaacagcatctcaaaacTGACTCAGCTCACCCAGTCTTCCATGTATTCACTTCCTAATGCACCCACTCTGGCAGACCTGGAGGACGATACACATGAAG CCAGTGATGATCAGCCAGAGAAGCCTCACTTTGACTCTCGCAGTGTGATATTTGAGCTGGATTCATGCAATGGCAGTGGGAAAGTTTGCCTTGTCTACAAAAGTGGGAAACCAG GCCAATTAACAGCAATAAAAACCTGA
- the TPGS2 gene encoding tubulin polyglutamylase complex subunit 2 isoform X1: protein MEEEASSPGLGCSKPHLEKLTLGITRILESSPGVTEVTIIEKPPAERHMISSWEQKNNCVMPEDVKNFYLMTNGFHMTWSVKLDEHIIPLGSMAINSISKLTQLTQSSMYSLPNAPTLADLEDDTHEASDDQPEKPHFDSRSVIFELDSCNGSGKVCLVYKSGKPALAEDTEIWFLDRALYWHFLTDTFTAYYRLLITHLGLPQWQYAFTSYGISPQAKQWFSMYKPITYNTNLLTEETDSFVNKLDPSKVFKSKNKIVIPKKKGPVQPAGGQKGPSGPSGPSTSSTSKSSSGSGNPTRK from the exons ATGGAGGAGGAGGCATCGTCCCCGGGGCTGGGCTGCAGCAAGCCGCACCTGGAGAAGCTGACCCTGGGCATCACGCGCATCCTAG aaTCTTCCCCAGGTGTGACTGAGGTGACCATCATAGAAAAGCCTCCTGCTGAACGTCATATGATTTCTTCCTGGGAACAA AAGAATAACTGTGTGATGCCTGAAGATGTGAAGAACTTTTACCTGATGACCAATGGCTTCCACATGACATGGAGTGTGAAGCTGGATG AGCACATCATTCCACTGGGAAGCATGGcaattaacagcatctcaaaacTGACTCAGCTCACCCAGTCTTCCATGTATTCACTTCCTAATGCACCCACTCTGGCAGACCTGGAGGACGATACACATGAAG CCAGTGATGATCAGCCAGAGAAGCCTCACTTTGACTCTCGCAGTGTGATATTTGAGCTGGATTCATGCAATGGCAGTGGGAAAGTTTGCCTTGTCTACAAAAGTGGGAAACCAG CATTAGCAGAAGACACTGAGATCTGGTTCCTGGACAGAGCGTTATACTGGCATTTTCTCACAGACACCTTTACTGCCTATTACCGCCTGCTCATCACCCACCTGGGCCTGCCCCAGTGGCAATATGCCTTCACCAGCTATGGCATTAGCCCACAGGCCAAG CAATGGTTCAGCATGTATAAACCTATCACCTACAACACAAACCTGCTCACAGAAGAGACCGACTCCTTTGTGAATAAGCTAGATCCCAGCAAAGTGTTTAAGAGCAAGAACAAGATCGTAATCCCAAAAAAGAAAGGGCCTGTGCAGCCTGCAGGTGGCCAGAAAGGGCCCTCAGGACCCTCCGGTCCCTCCACTTCCTCCACTTCTAAATCCTCCTCTGGCTCTGGAAACCCCACCCGGAAGTGA
- the TPGS2 gene encoding tubulin polyglutamylase complex subunit 2 isoform X2 — translation MISSWEQKNNCVMPEDVKNFYLMTNGFHMTWSVKLDEHIIPLGSMAINSISKLTQLTQSSMYSLPNAPTLADLEDDTHEASDDQPEKPHFDSRSVIFELDSCNGSGKVCLVYKSGKPALAEDTEIWFLDRALYWHFLTDTFTAYYRLLITHLGLPQWQYAFTSYGISPQAKQWFSMYKPITYNTNLLTEETDSFVNKLDPSKVFKSKNKIVIPKKKGPVQPAGGQKGPSGPSGPSTSSTSKSSSGSGNPTRK, via the exons ATGATTTCTTCCTGGGAACAA AAGAATAACTGTGTGATGCCTGAAGATGTGAAGAACTTTTACCTGATGACCAATGGCTTCCACATGACATGGAGTGTGAAGCTGGATG AGCACATCATTCCACTGGGAAGCATGGcaattaacagcatctcaaaacTGACTCAGCTCACCCAGTCTTCCATGTATTCACTTCCTAATGCACCCACTCTGGCAGACCTGGAGGACGATACACATGAAG CCAGTGATGATCAGCCAGAGAAGCCTCACTTTGACTCTCGCAGTGTGATATTTGAGCTGGATTCATGCAATGGCAGTGGGAAAGTTTGCCTTGTCTACAAAAGTGGGAAACCAG CATTAGCAGAAGACACTGAGATCTGGTTCCTGGACAGAGCGTTATACTGGCATTTTCTCACAGACACCTTTACTGCCTATTACCGCCTGCTCATCACCCACCTGGGCCTGCCCCAGTGGCAATATGCCTTCACCAGCTATGGCATTAGCCCACAGGCCAAG CAATGGTTCAGCATGTATAAACCTATCACCTACAACACAAACCTGCTCACAGAAGAGACCGACTCCTTTGTGAATAAGCTAGATCCCAGCAAAGTGTTTAAGAGCAAGAACAAGATCGTAATCCCAAAAAAGAAAGGGCCTGTGCAGCCTGCAGGTGGCCAGAAAGGGCCCTCAGGACCCTCCGGTCCCTCCACTTCCTCCACTTCTAAATCCTCCTCTGGCTCTGGAAACCCCACCCGGAAGTGA